A genomic stretch from Vibrio neptunius includes:
- the dapF gene encoding diaminopimelate epimerase, translating to MHFHFSKMHGLGNDFMVVDCITQNIFFSPDLIRRLADRHTGVGFDQLLVVEAPYDPETDFHYRIFNADGSEVEQCGNGARCFARFVRMKGLTNKYSFSVSTKKGKMVLNIEEDDQVTVNMGVPEFEPSKIPFKAKQTEKTYILRTDDKTLFCGAVSMGNPHVVTVVDDTNTADVDTLGPLLESHERFPERVNAGFMQVLSRSEVNLRVYERGAGETQACGSGACGAVAVGIVQELLDEKVKVNLPGGSLKISWQGQGKPLYMTGPATHVFDGQLSC from the coding sequence ATGCATTTCCACTTTTCTAAAATGCATGGTTTGGGTAATGACTTCATGGTCGTTGACTGCATTACTCAGAACATTTTCTTTTCTCCTGATTTGATCCGCCGTCTGGCGGATCGTCATACAGGAGTCGGCTTTGACCAGCTGTTAGTGGTTGAAGCACCTTATGATCCAGAAACCGACTTTCACTACCGTATCTTTAATGCTGATGGTAGTGAAGTGGAGCAGTGTGGTAACGGTGCACGTTGTTTTGCTCGTTTTGTGCGTATGAAAGGCCTGACTAATAAGTACAGCTTCAGTGTCAGTACAAAGAAAGGCAAAATGGTCCTCAATATCGAGGAAGACGATCAGGTGACGGTTAACATGGGTGTGCCAGAATTTGAGCCAAGCAAGATTCCATTCAAAGCTAAGCAGACCGAAAAGACCTATATCTTGCGTACTGATGATAAGACGTTGTTCTGTGGTGCGGTAAGTATGGGGAATCCTCATGTTGTCACCGTGGTTGATGATACCAATACCGCTGATGTCGATACTTTAGGCCCGCTACTCGAATCTCACGAGCGTTTTCCTGAGAGAGTAAATGCTGGCTTTATGCAGGTATTAAGCCGCAGCGAAGTGAATCTTAGAGTGTATGAACGTGGTGCTGGTGAAACTCAGGCATGTGGTAGTGGGGCTTGTGGCGCGGTTGCAGTAGGTATTGTTCAGGAACTACTGGACGAGAAGGTGAAAGTCAACCTGCCAGGTGGTTCGCTAAAAATCAGCTGGCAAGGACAAGGAAAGCCCCTTTATATGACGGGCCCTGCCACTCATGTGTTCGATGGTCAGCTAAGCTGTTAA